A genomic region of Bernardetia sp. ABR2-2B contains the following coding sequences:
- a CDS encoding efflux RND transporter periplasmic adaptor subunit, with the protein MKTQIIYSAFLACLVLLFWSCEKDATHAHDHTEKGVTNEQQTTEETHPIFTNEQIKKLGIEINKSSLKSIPTIIEATGTIHLPPQNKALVGSVLGGKIKQIMIHEGDYVKKGQTIAILENPEAIKMQQEYFTVSARLIMLESDLERQKNLQNQDATTQKIVQKAQAELDMAKAQKAGLETQLQLINLRPKSNSISSTFSVLAPISGMTHNIVGQLGEFVDANKSMVEILNEDHLHIEILIYEKDIDTIKEGQKVNFIPYNSPTVKPVEAVVYSISNTIDPITKTVSLHAEIKQKLSTILRDGTLGKITIESEGQDRSTLPKDALIQEGKQFFVFIQKDRTEKGIEFDKVEIEIYTQNEKEFQFFIKNNSIQKSISELLFVSKGAYYLNASSAEMAGHSH; encoded by the coding sequence ATGAAAACTCAAATCATATACTCAGCCTTTCTCGCTTGTCTTGTGCTTCTTTTTTGGAGTTGTGAAAAAGATGCGACACATGCACACGACCATACTGAAAAAGGAGTTACAAATGAACAACAAACAACAGAAGAAACCCATCCTATTTTCACAAATGAGCAAATCAAAAAACTAGGAATTGAGATAAATAAATCTTCTCTCAAATCAATTCCAACAATAATTGAAGCAACAGGAACAATTCATTTACCACCACAAAATAAGGCTTTAGTAGGTAGTGTTTTGGGAGGGAAAATAAAACAAATTATGATTCATGAAGGCGATTATGTCAAAAAAGGGCAGACGATTGCCATTCTTGAAAACCCAGAAGCTATCAAAATGCAACAAGAATACTTTACTGTTTCGGCTCGTTTGATAATGTTGGAGTCGGATTTAGAACGCCAAAAAAATCTACAAAATCAAGATGCCACTACTCAAAAAATTGTGCAAAAAGCACAAGCTGAATTAGACATGGCAAAGGCTCAAAAAGCAGGACTGGAAACTCAACTTCAACTTATTAATTTACGTCCAAAATCAAACTCTATCTCTTCTACTTTTTCAGTTCTTGCACCTATTTCGGGAATGACACATAATATTGTCGGACAGTTGGGGGAATTTGTTGATGCAAACAAATCTATGGTAGAAATTTTGAATGAAGACCATTTACATATCGAAATTTTGATCTATGAAAAAGATATTGATACGATTAAAGAAGGACAAAAAGTCAATTTTATTCCTTACAATTCGCCAACTGTAAAACCTGTTGAAGCTGTTGTTTACTCCATTTCAAATACGATTGACCCAATTACCAAAACGGTAAGTCTTCATGCAGAAATCAAACAAAAACTTTCTACCATTCTTAGAGATGGAACACTAGGAAAAATAACGATTGAAAGCGAAGGACAAGACCGTTCTACTTTGCCAAAAGATGCCTTGATTCAAGAAGGAAAACAGTTTTTTGTATTTATTCAAAAAGACAGAACAGAAAAAGGAATTGAGTTTGATAAAGTAGAAATTGAAATATACACTCAAAATGAAAAAGAATTTCAGTTTTTTATCAAAAATAATTCCATCCAAAAATCTATTTCTGAACTCCTCTTTGTTAGTAAAGGAGCGTATTATTTGAATGCTTCTTCGGCTGAAATGGCTGGACATTCGCATTAA
- a CDS encoding DinB family protein, with amino-acid sequence MTLSQTLRTLFERDIIRVKTEIESYKNEENMWKLDGEILNSAGNLCLHLIGNLNHFIGAGIGKTGYVRKRELEFSQKNIPREKLIKELEDVVKVVDDSIKSLTEEELYAETSVPKFTEKQTTAFLLLHLHAHLNYHLGQINYHRRLLDK; translated from the coding sequence ATGACACTCAGCCAAACCTTACGCACACTTTTTGAAAGAGATATAATAAGAGTAAAAACAGAAATTGAGAGCTATAAAAACGAAGAAAATATGTGGAAATTAGATGGAGAAATTCTCAATTCTGCTGGAAACCTTTGTTTGCATCTTATCGGAAACCTCAATCATTTTATTGGTGCAGGAATTGGAAAAACAGGATATGTTAGAAAAAGAGAATTAGAGTTTTCTCAGAAAAATATTCCAAGAGAAAAGTTAATTAAAGAATTGGAAGATGTTGTCAAAGTTGTTGATGACTCAATAAAATCATTGACTGAAGAAGAATTATATGCTGAAACTTCTGTTCCAAAATTCACAGAAAAACAAACAACAGCTTTTTTGCTCTTACATTTACATGCTCATCTCAATTATCATCTAGGACAAATAAACTATCATAGACGATTGTTGGACAAATAA
- the asnB gene encoding asparagine synthase (glutamine-hydrolyzing), producing MCGITGIFAFNEIGRFSLVRLQEATERLEHRGQDAQRLYNDFFVGLGHRRLSILDLSSDANQPMSTKDERYTIVFNGEIYNFKELRKEFLSDVEFETEGDTEVLLQLYIRFKEKCLEKLNGFFSFAVYDNQEQSIFIARDRVGIKPLLYYHDDDKFVFSSEMSSLMAYRFPKKIDWASVRLYFSLHYIPAPHTIFENVSKLPAGHYLKIKKKEVQLEHYYEIPKNYENQSYNSISYDNAQKELLHLLEESVKKRLISDVPIGSFLSGGTDSSAIVALATRHTKHLNTFSIGYKDEPLFDETSYANLVAKKFNTNHTVFTLSNNDIYEAVFDMLPFLSEPFADSSAIPFYVLSKHTKQTASVALSGDGGDELFAGYNKYLGEYKVRNAGWKENLIKNNLGFLEKLPKSRNSFWGNKFRQLHRFAKAAQLSKQERYWFLSSFIDEQNIQNIFQSDVFDLSNEDNKFQNRKKEFTKFISESRKGDINEMLYADMNLLLPNDMLHKADQFSMAHALEVRVPFLDHNLVNFAFQIEEQYKINPKIKKRILQDAFKTILPAEIYNRSKHGFDVPLAKGFQTLLKPLVEQSLDRDFIQEQGIFSPAYTENLKQKVKQGTDYDQNHVWAFIVFQEWWKKNDIQKFIEEEEEF from the coding sequence ATGTGTGGAATAACAGGAATTTTTGCCTTTAATGAAATTGGTCGTTTTTCGTTGGTGCGTTTGCAAGAGGCAACCGAAAGACTAGAACATCGTGGACAAGATGCACAGCGTTTGTACAACGATTTTTTTGTTGGTCTGGGACATCGTCGTCTGTCTATTTTAGATTTGTCTTCTGATGCGAATCAGCCGATGAGTACAAAAGATGAACGTTATACGATTGTTTTTAATGGCGAGATTTATAATTTTAAAGAACTACGAAAGGAGTTTTTGAGTGATGTAGAATTTGAAACGGAAGGAGATACAGAAGTTCTGTTGCAGCTCTATATTCGTTTTAAAGAAAAATGCTTAGAAAAACTAAATGGTTTTTTCTCTTTTGCAGTTTATGACAATCAAGAACAATCTATTTTTATAGCTCGTGATAGAGTTGGAATAAAACCACTTTTATATTATCACGACGACGACAAGTTTGTTTTTTCTTCTGAAATGTCTTCTTTGATGGCATATCGTTTTCCTAAGAAAATAGATTGGGCAAGTGTTCGTTTATATTTTTCGCTGCATTATATTCCTGCTCCTCATACTATTTTCGAAAATGTCTCAAAACTTCCTGCTGGGCATTATCTCAAAATCAAGAAAAAAGAAGTTCAGTTAGAACATTATTACGAAATTCCGAAAAACTACGAAAATCAAAGTTATAATTCTATTTCGTATGATAACGCACAAAAAGAATTATTACATTTATTGGAAGAATCTGTAAAAAAACGTCTTATTTCTGATGTGCCGATTGGTTCTTTTTTGAGTGGTGGAACAGACTCTTCTGCCATTGTTGCCTTGGCTACTCGTCATACCAAACACCTCAATACATTTTCGATTGGCTACAAAGACGAACCTCTTTTTGATGAAACGAGTTATGCTAATCTTGTTGCCAAAAAATTTAATACCAATCATACTGTTTTTACGCTTTCGAATAATGATATTTATGAAGCTGTTTTTGATATGCTTCCTTTTTTGAGTGAGCCTTTTGCAGATTCTTCGGCTATTCCGTTTTATGTTTTGAGCAAACACACCAAACAAACAGCTTCGGTAGCTCTTTCTGGAGATGGTGGTGATGAGCTTTTTGCAGGTTACAATAAATATTTGGGAGAATACAAAGTCAGAAATGCAGGTTGGAAAGAAAATTTAATAAAGAATAACTTAGGATTTTTAGAAAAATTACCTAAATCAAGAAACTCATTTTGGGGAAATAAATTCAGACAATTACATCGTTTTGCAAAAGCTGCACAGTTATCCAAGCAAGAACGTTATTGGTTTTTGAGTAGTTTTATTGACGAACAAAACATTCAAAATATCTTTCAATCAGATGTTTTTGATTTATCAAATGAAGATAACAAATTTCAAAATCGTAAAAAGGAGTTTACAAAATTCATTTCAGAAAGCAGAAAAGGCGATATAAACGAAATGTTATATGCTGATATGAATTTACTTTTACCAAACGACATGCTTCATAAAGCCGACCAGTTTTCGATGGCTCATGCGCTTGAAGTTCGTGTTCCTTTTCTTGACCATAATCTCGTAAATTTTGCTTTTCAGATTGAAGAACAATACAAAATCAATCCAAAGATAAAGAAACGAATCCTTCAAGATGCTTTTAAAACCATTCTTCCTGCTGAAATCTACAACCGAAGCAAACACGGCTTTGATGTGCCATTAGCGAAAGGTTTTCAAACGCTTTTAAAGCCACTCGTTGAGCAGTCTTTGGATAGAGATTTTATACAAGAACAAGGTATTTTTAGTCCTGCTTATACAGAAAACCTAAAACAAAAAGTAAAACAAGGAACAGATTATGACCAAAATCACGTTTGGGCATTTATTGTTTTTCAAGAATGGTGGAAGAAAAATGATATTCAGAAATTTATTGAAGAAGAAGAGGAGTTTTAA
- a CDS encoding TolC family protein, translating to MKPSKIIILLFFLLIQFPVFSQTDSLKVSSLDKIIEIAFSSNGLLQNNKLDIESAISQQKGAFSVPKTNISLQYGNVQSSYNRDVMVTITQNFNPIGSISTTKKAFQAQEMSAEANLKYQKNVLKNQISQLYYKFVFFSQKNLLLQKQDSLWKTVERITSAQTEAGQTNKMELLTAQNQRFQLLQQKSINESELKNTFHQLQKLAQNELSFLEIDNQNQKIENVNKVTSNLILSDSSVSNSMINYFESQTNLAQTQIAVERSKAMPELYLGYSSPTFDGEVGIYNAFQAGFSIPLVWREYNSKIQVAKIKEVQAQNELAYQKNAISEEKKAVLMKLQNLQTILESYRNQQLPQAEELINLTQIRYREGEISVLQLVQIQQQTLQTSLSYLETIENFNSTLAMWEFLNN from the coding sequence ATGAAACCATCAAAAATAATAATACTTCTATTTTTTCTATTGATTCAGTTTCCTGTTTTTTCACAAACGGATTCTTTAAAAGTTTCTTCTTTAGATAAAATAATTGAAATTGCCTTTTCTAGTAATGGATTATTACAAAATAATAAACTAGACATTGAAAGCGCAATCAGTCAGCAAAAAGGAGCTTTTTCTGTTCCCAAAACAAATATTTCTCTTCAATATGGAAATGTTCAGAGTAGTTATAATCGTGATGTAATGGTTACTATTACTCAAAATTTTAATCCTATTGGTTCGATTTCGACAACTAAAAAAGCCTTTCAAGCACAAGAAATGAGCGCAGAAGCAAATCTGAAGTATCAAAAAAATGTACTCAAAAATCAGATTAGCCAACTTTATTACAAATTTGTCTTTTTTTCTCAAAAAAACCTTCTTCTACAAAAACAGGATAGCTTGTGGAAAACTGTTGAGAGAATCACTTCGGCACAAACTGAGGCAGGACAAACCAACAAAATGGAACTTCTGACAGCGCAAAATCAGCGTTTTCAGCTTTTACAACAAAAATCTATCAATGAAAGTGAATTAAAAAACACATTTCATCAACTACAAAAATTAGCTCAAAATGAATTATCTTTTTTAGAAATAGATAATCAAAATCAAAAAATAGAGAACGTAAATAAAGTTACCTCAAACCTAATACTTTCAGATTCTTCTGTTTCTAATTCAATGATTAACTACTTTGAATCACAGACCAATTTAGCTCAAACACAAATTGCAGTAGAACGCAGCAAAGCGATGCCTGAGTTATATTTGGGTTATTCTTCTCCTACTTTTGATGGCGAAGTTGGTATTTATAATGCTTTTCAAGCAGGATTTTCTATTCCTTTGGTTTGGAGAGAATACAATTCAAAAATTCAAGTTGCCAAAATCAAAGAAGTACAAGCTCAAAATGAATTAGCATATCAAAAAAATGCGATTTCGGAAGAAAAAAAGGCTGTTTTGATGAAATTACAAAACCTTCAAACCATTTTGGAAAGCTATCGCAACCAGCAACTTCCACAAGCCGAAGAACTGATTAATTTGACTCAAATCAGATACAGAGAAGGCGAAATTTCAGTTTTACAGCTTGTTCAAATCCAACAGCAAACTTTGCAAACGTCACTTTCTTATCTTGAAACAATAGAAAATTTCAATAGCACATTAGCCATGTGGGAGTTTTTGAATAATTAA
- a CDS encoding CusA/CzcA family heavy metal efflux RND transporter, giving the protein MLDNLIGFSIRNKFIVFMGMLALIGWGMYSLLNLPLDAVPDITNNQVQIVTQSPTLAPQEVERFITTPVELSMANLPNVVEVRSVSKYGLSVVTIVFKEDTKLLEARQLVSEQLTAISGEIPAHLGVPSLMPITTGLGEIYQYTLKVEEKFEKKYSITDLRTIQDWIVKRQMAGIEGVVEVSSFGGNLKQYEVSVNPSTLQGLGITLNDIYDALASNNSNGGGSYIEKTHYRYYVRTEGLIESLEQIKQIPIKVRNSKPILIGEIAEVKEGFAPRLGAMTQGGTGEAVGGIVLMLKGANSSEVIANIDERVKLVQKALPEGVSIVPYLERSDLIGRAIATVSNNLAEGALIVIFVLVLLLGNFRAGFIVASVIPLALMFAFGMMNLFGVSANLMSLGAIDFGLIVDGSVIIVENVVHQLYKKHKGQKLTTQQMDNAVLDSSLQIRQSAAFGEIIILMVYLPILALTGTEGKMFKPMAETVIFAILGAFILSLTYIPMMSAWLLSKNVKEKHSFAERISNSIMQAAENFYIPILKKSLQFGKSIVIIFVLVFGVSVYMFSQMGGEFIPTLEEGDFAMQLTLPAGSSLEESIKTSTAAEQILIKEFPNEVRDVVSKIGTAEIPTDPMSIENADIMILLRPKSEWTTTQDQEKLVEKMKKALEILPYAEFEFTQPIQLRFNELITGDKSDIAIRLFGENLDTLYSYGQQIGSLSEKIEGVGDVRVEQIVGLPQFVVEYDRQKLAQYGITIDEANKLVETAFAGGYAGTIYEGEKRFDLVVRLSEKDRNKPETLENLFISIPTTNQQVPLNTLAKIKRIEGAAQISRENTQRKLTVGINVRGRDVESLVNELSEKIDTQIKLPTGYLVTYGGQFENLQAAKARLQIAVPVALLMIFALLFITFGSLEQTILIFTAIPLSAIGGVWALHLRDMPFSISAGVGFIALFGVAVLNGIVLIARFNDLKKEENTGKASPKEENPTETLPLKERIKIRIIQGTKDRLRPVLMTALTAALGFLPMALSTAAGAEVQKPLATVVIGGLITATVLTLIVLPILYGFLEERKKHSTTVNEA; this is encoded by the coding sequence ATGTTAGACAACCTAATCGGATTTTCTATCCGTAATAAATTCATTGTCTTTATGGGCATGTTGGCTCTTATTGGTTGGGGAATGTATTCTCTTCTCAATTTGCCCTTAGATGCCGTCCCAGATATTACAAATAATCAAGTTCAGATTGTAACACAATCGCCTACCTTAGCACCTCAAGAAGTGGAGCGTTTTATTACTACACCTGTCGAACTCTCCATGGCAAATTTGCCAAATGTGGTTGAGGTGCGTTCAGTTTCAAAATACGGTCTTTCAGTTGTTACAATTGTTTTCAAAGAAGACACAAAACTTCTGGAAGCTCGTCAGCTTGTTAGCGAACAATTAACAGCTATTTCTGGTGAAATTCCTGCTCATTTGGGAGTTCCTTCCTTAATGCCTATCACAACAGGATTGGGCGAAATTTATCAATATACACTCAAAGTAGAAGAAAAATTTGAAAAAAAATATTCTATTACTGACCTAAGAACCATTCAAGATTGGATTGTAAAAAGGCAAATGGCAGGTATTGAAGGAGTTGTAGAAGTGAGTTCTTTTGGTGGAAATCTCAAACAATATGAAGTTTCTGTCAATCCTTCGACCTTGCAAGGTTTGGGAATTACTTTGAATGATATTTATGATGCTTTGGCAAGTAATAACTCTAATGGTGGAGGAAGTTATATCGAAAAAACACATTATAGATATTATGTCAGAACAGAAGGATTAATAGAATCTTTAGAGCAAATCAAACAAATTCCTATCAAAGTCAGAAACTCAAAACCTATTTTGATTGGAGAAATTGCTGAAGTAAAAGAAGGATTTGCACCACGATTAGGCGCAATGACACAAGGAGGAACAGGCGAAGCAGTCGGTGGAATTGTCTTGATGCTCAAAGGCGCAAACTCTTCAGAAGTCATTGCAAATATTGATGAACGTGTAAAATTAGTTCAAAAAGCCTTGCCCGAAGGAGTTAGTATTGTTCCTTATTTGGAGCGTTCCGACTTGATTGGAAGAGCCATTGCAACCGTTTCGAACAACTTAGCAGAAGGTGCATTGATTGTAATTTTTGTTTTGGTACTGCTTTTAGGAAATTTCAGAGCAGGTTTTATTGTTGCTTCTGTAATTCCACTAGCGTTAATGTTTGCCTTTGGAATGATGAATCTTTTTGGAGTTTCGGCAAACCTGATGAGTTTGGGAGCAATTGATTTTGGGTTGATTGTCGATGGTTCGGTTATTATTGTTGAAAATGTAGTTCATCAATTATACAAAAAACACAAAGGGCAGAAACTGACAACCCAGCAAATGGATAATGCCGTTTTGGATTCTTCTCTACAAATCAGACAATCGGCAGCCTTTGGAGAAATCATTATTTTGATGGTTTATTTACCAATTTTGGCACTTACAGGCACAGAAGGAAAAATGTTTAAACCAATGGCAGAAACCGTAATTTTTGCCATTTTGGGAGCGTTTATTTTGTCTTTGACGTATATTCCAATGATGTCGGCTTGGCTTTTATCCAAAAATGTAAAAGAAAAACACAGTTTTGCAGAACGAATTTCAAATTCAATTATGCAAGCTGCTGAAAACTTTTATATTCCTATCCTCAAAAAATCATTACAATTTGGAAAAAGTATTGTAATCATTTTTGTACTCGTTTTTGGTGTAAGTGTGTATATGTTTTCACAAATGGGAGGCGAATTTATACCAACTTTAGAAGAAGGCGATTTTGCGATGCAGCTCACTCTTCCAGCAGGAAGTTCTTTAGAGGAAAGCATCAAAACCAGTACAGCAGCTGAACAGATTTTAATAAAAGAATTTCCTAATGAAGTGCGTGATGTAGTTTCAAAAATAGGAACAGCAGAAATTCCGACTGACCCTATGTCGATTGAAAATGCTGATATTATGATTTTATTACGACCAAAATCAGAATGGACAACCACACAAGACCAAGAGAAATTAGTTGAAAAAATGAAAAAGGCTTTAGAGATTTTGCCGTATGCAGAATTTGAATTTACGCAGCCTATTCAACTTCGTTTTAATGAACTTATCACAGGTGATAAATCAGATATTGCCATTCGTCTTTTTGGCGAAAATTTGGATACCCTTTATAGTTATGGACAACAAATAGGCTCACTTTCAGAAAAAATTGAAGGTGTTGGAGATGTGCGAGTAGAGCAGATTGTCGGACTTCCTCAATTTGTTGTTGAGTACGATAGACAAAAATTAGCGCAGTATGGAATTACGATTGATGAAGCAAATAAACTAGTCGAAACGGCTTTTGCAGGTGGTTATGCAGGTACGATTTACGAAGGCGAAAAGCGTTTTGATTTGGTAGTTCGTCTGTCTGAAAAAGACAGAAACAAGCCTGAAACGCTAGAAAATCTATTTATTTCAATTCCTACTACAAATCAGCAAGTTCCTTTAAATACTCTCGCCAAAATCAAGCGAATTGAAGGCGCAGCACAGATTTCAAGAGAAAATACACAACGAAAACTTACCGTCGGAATCAATGTCAGAGGGCGAGATGTAGAATCTTTAGTCAATGAGCTTTCTGAAAAAATTGATACTCAAATCAAATTACCTACTGGCTATTTGGTTACTTATGGAGGACAATTTGAAAACCTACAAGCTGCAAAAGCTCGTCTGCAAATTGCCGTTCCTGTGGCATTGCTTATGATTTTTGCCCTCCTTTTTATCACTTTCGGTTCGCTTGAGCAAACTATTTTGATTTTTACTGCTATTCCACTTTCTGCCATTGGTGGCGTTTGGGCGTTGCATTTGCGTGATATGCCGTTCAGTATTTCGGCTGGAGTGGGTTTTATTGCCCTTTTTGGTGTGGCTGTTTTGAATGGAATTGTGTTGATTGCTCGTTTTAATGACCTTAAAAAAGAGGAAAATACAGGAAAAGCAAGTCCGAAAGAAGAAAATCCAACCGAAACTTTACCATTAAAAGAACGCATCAAAATACGAATCATTCAAGGCACAAAAGACCGTCTAAGACCTGTTTTGATGACTGCTCTAACGGCTGCATTAGGATTTTTACCGATGGCACTTTCGACGGCAGCAGGTGCAGAAGTTCAGAAACCTCTTGCAACCGTGGTGATTGGTGGACTTATTACAGCAACTGTTTTGACACTTATTGTTCTTCCTATTTTGTATGGATTTTTGGAGGAAAGAAAAAAACATTCTACAACCGTCAACGAGGCATAA
- a CDS encoding lysophospholipid acyltransferase family protein: MIALFIKLLARLPLWFLYRISDLLFVVVYYGKLYRKKVVLSNLQIAFPEKTQKEREQIAKAFYKNFCDFVIETIKSFHISEQEIVRRTRPVGKSLEIAAHLAKSNQSMISLVTHHFSWEWVSLSCSSELETVVSPVYKKLANTEIDKLIYKMRSQFGAVPLEMRISNREIMKPKDVSTSYILVADQTPASHNKQYWTEFFGKQVPFFVGVARLAPQTNLPVYFVRITKPKRGHYEYELEPVCQAPYNTDENGNDFSILDKYSKIIEEAVRKSPENWLWTHKRWKRAKKD; the protein is encoded by the coding sequence ATGATTGCGCTTTTCATAAAACTCTTAGCCCGTCTTCCTCTTTGGTTTTTGTATAGAATTTCTGATTTGCTTTTTGTAGTAGTTTATTATGGTAAACTCTATCGTAAAAAAGTAGTTTTAAGTAATCTGCAAATTGCTTTTCCAGAAAAAACACAGAAAGAAAGAGAGCAAATAGCAAAGGCTTTTTATAAAAATTTCTGTGATTTTGTTATCGAAACAATAAAGTCATTTCATATTTCAGAGCAAGAAATTGTTAGGCGTACTCGTCCAGTAGGAAAGTCTTTAGAAATTGCAGCTCATTTGGCTAAAAGTAATCAGTCTATGATTTCTTTGGTAACACATCATTTTAGTTGGGAATGGGTAAGTTTGTCCTGTTCATCAGAATTGGAAACAGTAGTTTCTCCAGTCTATAAAAAATTAGCCAATACAGAAATTGATAAACTTATTTATAAAATGCGCTCACAGTTTGGAGCTGTTCCTTTAGAAATGAGGATTTCGAACAGAGAAATTATGAAACCAAAAGATGTTTCGACCTCCTACATTTTGGTAGCAGACCAAACACCAGCTTCACATAACAAGCAGTATTGGACAGAGTTTTTTGGAAAGCAAGTTCCTTTTTTTGTGGGTGTTGCTCGTCTTGCACCCCAAACTAATTTGCCAGTTTATTTTGTCAGAATTACAAAACCCAAAAGAGGACACTATGAATATGAATTAGAGCCTGTATGTCAGGCTCCTTATAATACCGATGAAAATGGAAATGATTTTTCTATTTTAGATAAATATTCAAAAATTATAGAAGAAGCCGTCAGAAAATCGCCTGAAAACTGGCTTTGGACACACAAACGTTGGAAAAGGGCAAAAAAAGATTAA
- a CDS encoding DUF5103 domain-containing protein gives MKFKLTLFTVLLAIICISNTVFAQNTETYYEDMSFKTEDFIYDPYIKTVRLYPQKNGSQSEQLQQPIIALSQHSRLLLTFDELASDARVYKVKIIRCESDWTESSLPDMEYLSVYNDFLIRDYDFSINTKIPFVHYKFEIPKVKISGNYVVKVFYQDEENLILTKRFMVFEEKTSIGFEQIPAVGGESSLVSQQFKLSVNYTGVKGVVNPNKQFKIVVRQNYRWETAKKELKPTFVKDHQKTLEFSSLTESQRFLGSNEFRLFDIRSQRKFGWGVDSVRYQKGSDHVFLQGEKSRAGLAYGTRLEDFNGQFYIENSQRAEQSRTEADYAYVNFVLKSQKLDNDVYIIGGLTDWKINPLFKMNYVNEGGYYTAEVLLKQGIYNYFYTTVNDKKEIDYSPLEENYFQTENVYDVFIYYRPMSSRTDYLVGYRKI, from the coding sequence ATGAAATTTAAACTCACACTATTTACAGTTTTATTAGCAATAATTTGTATTTCAAATACAGTTTTTGCTCAAAACACAGAAACCTATTACGAAGATATGTCTTTCAAAACGGAGGATTTTATCTATGACCCTTATATCAAAACCGTTCGGCTTTATCCACAAAAAAACGGTTCACAATCGGAGCAATTACAACAACCTATCATAGCACTTTCGCAGCATAGTCGCCTACTATTGACCTTTGATGAATTGGCAAGTGATGCACGAGTTTATAAAGTCAAAATTATTCGTTGCGAATCCGATTGGACAGAAAGCAGTCTTCCAGATATGGAATATTTGAGTGTTTATAATGATTTTTTGATACGTGATTATGATTTTTCTATAAATACAAAAATTCCTTTTGTGCATTACAAATTCGAAATTCCGAAGGTCAAAATTTCTGGAAATTATGTAGTAAAAGTATTTTATCAAGATGAAGAAAATCTAATTCTGACCAAGAGGTTTATGGTCTTTGAGGAAAAAACAAGTATTGGTTTTGAGCAAATTCCTGCTGTGGGTGGAGAAAGTTCACTTGTTAGTCAGCAGTTCAAACTTTCTGTAAATTATACAGGAGTAAAAGGAGTTGTAAATCCAAATAAGCAATTTAAAATTGTGGTAAGACAAAACTACCGATGGGAGACTGCAAAAAAAGAATTAAAACCAACCTTTGTAAAAGACCATCAAAAAACGTTAGAATTCAGTTCTCTAACAGAGTCGCAGCGTTTTTTAGGTAGTAACGAATTTAGATTATTTGATATTCGTAGTCAAAGAAAATTTGGTTGGGGAGTAGATAGTGTTCGTTATCAAAAAGGTAGCGACCATGTTTTTTTACAAGGCGAAAAATCAAGAGCAGGTCTAGCCTATGGAACTCGCTTAGAGGATTTTAACGGACAGTTTTATATAGAAAATAGCCAACGAGCAGAACAATCAAGAACAGAAGCAGATTATGCGTATGTCAATTTTGTCTTGAAATCTCAAAAGCTAGATAATGATGTGTATATAATTGGAGGACTAACAGATTGGAAAATAAATCCACTCTTTAAGATGAATTATGTAAATGAAGGTGGATATTATACAGCTGAAGTTTTATTGAAGCAAGGCATTTATAATTATTTCTATACAACAGTCAATGACAAGAAAGAAATCGATTATTCTCCATTGGAAGAAAATTATTTTCAGACTGAAAATGTCTATGATGTCTTTATTTATTACCGTCCGATGAGTAGCAGAACAGATTATTTGGTAGGGTATCGAAAGATTTAA
- a CDS encoding PIN domain-containing protein yields the protein MNYVLDTNIILLSIRSEEFKERIYHDFLKDNTAIICVVTEGEIYFLATRNGWGERKIKLLDELLENYIVADIHSKDVTKMYAQIDAFSQGRLKTMQSNFSARNMGKNDIWIAAVSTILDATLITTDNDFDHLEPNFLKKIKVKP from the coding sequence ATGAACTATGTACTAGACACAAATATCATTTTGCTTTCTATACGAAGTGAAGAGTTTAAAGAACGTATTTATCATGATTTTTTGAAGGATAATACAGCAATTATATGTGTAGTTACAGAAGGAGAAATCTATTTTTTAGCTACTAGAAATGGTTGGGGAGAAAGAAAAATAAAGTTATTAGATGAGTTGCTAGAAAATTATATAGTTGCAGATATTCATTCGAAAGATGTTACAAAGATGTATGCTCAAATAGATGCTTTTAGTCAAGGTAGATTAAAAACAATGCAAAGTAATTTTTCTGCTCGTAATATGGGTAAAAATGATATTTGGATAGCTGCCGTTTCGACTATATTAGATGCAACACTTATCACTACGGATAATGATTTTGACCATTTAGAGCCTAATTTTTTAAAAAAAATAAAGGTCAAACCTTAA